From Natrinema amylolyticum, the proteins below share one genomic window:
- a CDS encoding acyl-CoA carboxylase subunit beta, with product MRVRIAAGADDDEATAIAAALAEHVGETVEVYRGDESEPTAVHEIGAESDLPADGGSATGPDGGDDRDDGELGPTEREQRLRDEIADILEGGPEKYREQLPEQGKLFVRDRLELWFSGEDSELRFEDGKFAAFDDWHPSGADADEETDDRLPADGLITAAATFEGRDVHVMANDYTVKRGSMAAKGVEKFLRMQQRALKTGNPVFYLMDSSGGRIDQQTGFFANREGIGKYYYNHSMLSGRVPQICVLYGPSIAGAAYTPVFADFTIMVEGMSAMAIASPRMVRMVTGEDVDLQELGGPQVHMRESGSADLIAEDEEHARELVAQLVTYLPDNADEKPPQREPTAPAKSPEGIDAIVPQRPNKGYDMTDVIDRIVDDGSYFELRPDYGPEIVTAYARIGGRPIGIVANQPAHRAGAIFPDAAEKAAEFIWKSDAFNIPLLYLCDTPGFMAGSQVERDGILEQGKKMIYATSSATVPKQTVVVRKAYGAGIYAMGGPAYDPESVIGLPSGEIAIMGPEAAINAVYARKLSEVDDPEERERMERELREEYREDIDIHRMASEVVIDEIVPPSTLREELAARFDFYEDVEKSLPDKKHGTIL from the coding sequence ATGCGAGTTCGTATCGCGGCTGGAGCCGACGACGACGAGGCGACGGCGATCGCGGCCGCCCTCGCGGAGCACGTCGGCGAGACGGTCGAGGTGTACCGCGGCGACGAGTCGGAACCGACGGCGGTACACGAAATCGGGGCAGAGTCCGATCTGCCGGCCGACGGCGGGTCGGCCACCGGTCCTGACGGGGGTGACGACAGAGACGACGGCGAACTTGGGCCGACCGAGCGCGAGCAGCGACTGCGAGACGAGATCGCGGACATCCTCGAGGGCGGCCCCGAGAAGTACAGGGAGCAACTGCCCGAGCAGGGGAAGCTGTTCGTCCGCGATCGGCTCGAGCTGTGGTTTTCCGGCGAGGACAGCGAGTTACGTTTCGAGGACGGGAAGTTCGCGGCGTTCGACGACTGGCATCCGAGCGGGGCGGACGCGGACGAGGAGACCGACGACCGGCTGCCGGCGGACGGGCTCATCACGGCCGCGGCGACCTTCGAGGGGCGGGACGTCCACGTCATGGCCAACGACTACACGGTCAAGCGCGGCAGTATGGCCGCCAAGGGCGTCGAGAAGTTCCTCCGAATGCAACAGCGCGCGCTCAAGACGGGGAACCCAGTGTTCTATCTGATGGACTCATCGGGCGGCCGGATCGACCAGCAGACGGGCTTTTTCGCCAATCGGGAGGGGATCGGGAAGTACTACTACAACCACTCGATGCTCTCCGGGCGGGTGCCACAGATCTGCGTCCTCTACGGTCCGAGCATCGCCGGAGCGGCCTACACGCCGGTCTTCGCGGACTTCACGATCATGGTCGAGGGGATGTCCGCGATGGCGATCGCCTCCCCGCGGATGGTCCGAATGGTCACCGGCGAGGACGTCGATCTGCAGGAACTCGGCGGGCCGCAGGTCCACATGCGCGAATCGGGGTCGGCGGACCTGATCGCCGAGGACGAGGAACACGCCCGCGAGCTCGTGGCACAACTCGTCACGTATCTGCCGGACAACGCCGACGAGAAGCCGCCACAACGGGAGCCGACGGCCCCCGCCAAGTCCCCCGAGGGGATCGACGCCATCGTTCCCCAGCGACCGAACAAGGGGTACGACATGACCGACGTCATCGATCGGATCGTCGACGACGGCTCCTACTTCGAGTTACGGCCCGATTACGGGCCGGAGATCGTCACGGCCTACGCTCGAATCGGCGGTCGTCCGATCGGCATCGTCGCCAATCAGCCCGCCCACCGCGCCGGTGCGATCTTCCCCGACGCGGCCGAGAAGGCCGCGGAGTTCATCTGGAAGTCGGACGCGTTCAACATCCCCTTACTCTACCTCTGTGACACGCCCGGTTTCATGGCCGGATCTCAAGTCGAGAGAGACGGCATCCTGGAGCAAGGGAAGAAGATGATCTACGCGACCTCCTCGGCGACGGTCCCGAAACAGACCGTCGTCGTCCGCAAGGCCTACGGCGCGGGCATCTACGCGATGGGCGGCCCCGCCTACGACCCCGAGAGCGTCATCGGACTCCCGTCGGGCGAGATCGCGATCATGGGCCCCGAGGCGGCGATCAACGCCGTCTACGCGCGCAAACTCTCGGAGGTCGACGACCCCGAGGAGCGCGAACGGATGGAACGGGAACTCCGCGAAGAGTACCGTGAGGACATCGATATCCACCGGATGGCCAGCGAGGTCGTCATCGACGAGATCGTCCCGCCGAGCACGCTGCGCGAAGAACTGGCCGCCCGATTCGACTTCTACGAAGACGTCGAGAAGTCGCTTCCGGACAAGAAACACGGCACGATCCTCTGA
- a CDS encoding DUF5658 family protein, with protein MSSEGAFLRHRLPGDVTPVDLERLLWGVVLLALAADVVTTFVGLHVGLSESNPAARGAIESHGLAGMLALKAFAIGVGLVCRLLLEREYRPIVPAGLAVPWLAAAILNVYTISSVL; from the coding sequence ATGAGTTCCGAGGGCGCGTTCCTGCGCCACCGCCTCCCGGGCGACGTCACGCCGGTCGACCTCGAGCGACTGCTCTGGGGGGTCGTCCTCCTGGCGCTGGCCGCCGACGTCGTGACGACGTTCGTCGGCCTCCACGTCGGACTCTCCGAGTCGAACCCGGCGGCTCGCGGAGCGATCGAGAGCCACGGGCTGGCCGGGATGCTCGCGCTGAAGGCGTTCGCGATCGGCGTCGGGCTCGTCTGTCGGCTCCTCCTCGAGCGGGAGTACCGCCCGATCGTTCCGGCCGGACTCGCGGTGCCGTGGCTGGCCGCTGCGATCCTCAACGTCTACACGATCTCGAGCGTTCTCTGA
- a CDS encoding DUF7537 family lipoprotein: MTSDRTVSRRRWLRGCGSLSVVGLAGCLSDSTDGSDSPEESDREPADIDFPPGLSDAGIDDAEMLFDAHSDVVTSTSFASEYTARTRWTDESTEQWRTVSSESFAVRAEPDAERVEKIADDGRAGRETDHRIYIDGDRGATSDDGRLTHRTAAGVLEMSLETIGHWVRNVDGDYDGPETIEAGSVHAVQVTEIDTQRPRGDSIDETGTILVGEDGRIHRFRIRKTVERADERAALEVEFEYDGFGATTVDEPEWVDDLEDTGHERVEIEPGTRIELSAQTVAWVGVAPAGIADLENPTLVLESGESYEIGWSEGNGMPHNIQLRDGNGDVVDDHETDVVTESAAGQWIEFTASEELAAYACEPHQSTMNGDIEVR, from the coding sequence ATGACAAGTGATCGAACCGTGTCGAGACGACGGTGGCTCCGAGGCTGCGGGTCGCTCAGCGTCGTCGGACTGGCGGGCTGTCTCAGCGATTCCACCGACGGCTCCGATTCCCCCGAAGAATCGGACCGCGAACCGGCGGACATCGACTTCCCACCGGGGCTGAGCGATGCCGGTATCGACGATGCGGAGATGCTGTTCGACGCCCACAGTGATGTAGTGACGTCGACGTCGTTCGCCAGCGAGTACACGGCTCGGACTCGATGGACGGACGAATCGACCGAGCAGTGGAGGACGGTGTCCTCCGAGTCGTTCGCCGTCCGAGCCGAGCCCGACGCGGAGCGCGTCGAAAAGATCGCGGACGACGGCCGGGCCGGGCGGGAAACGGACCACCGAATATACATCGACGGCGATCGCGGCGCGACGAGCGACGACGGCCGGCTGACCCACCGTACCGCCGCGGGGGTTCTCGAGATGTCACTCGAGACGATCGGCCATTGGGTACGGAACGTAGACGGCGACTACGACGGTCCGGAGACGATCGAGGCGGGGTCCGTCCACGCGGTTCAAGTGACGGAGATAGACACGCAGCGGCCCCGCGGTGACTCGATCGACGAGACGGGGACGATCCTCGTCGGCGAAGACGGTCGAATCCATCGCTTTCGAATACGCAAAACGGTGGAGCGAGCGGACGAACGCGCCGCACTCGAGGTCGAGTTCGAGTACGACGGGTTCGGAGCGACGACCGTCGACGAACCCGAGTGGGTCGACGATCTCGAGGACACGGGCCACGAACGCGTCGAAATCGAGCCCGGAACGCGGATCGAGCTGAGCGCACAGACCGTCGCCTGGGTCGGCGTCGCACCGGCGGGGATCGCGGACCTCGAGAACCCGACGCTCGTCCTCGAGTCGGGCGAATCGTACGAGATCGGCTGGTCCGAGGGGAACGGGATGCCGCACAACATTCAGCTCAGAGACGGGAACGGGGACGTCGTCGACGACCACGAAACCGACGTAGTCACCGAGTCAGCCGCGGGACAGTGGATCGAATTCACCGCGAGCGAGGAGCTAGCGGCGTACGCCTGTGAACCGCACCAGTCCACGATGAACGGCGATATCGAGGTCCGCTGA
- a CDS encoding PH domain-containing protein, whose amino-acid sequence MTETSPSEPDAESEASADSTPQRDDSSASVPPWLPLEEGDRVRWQAGPRIQTVLPWAAVAVVGTVVLLAAVAVAVLPVLALAGIPAVVAPALWQYARVSRTAFVVTNGIAATRRGVLGRTVRIVSLERIQNTTVEQDPIGRYVGYGTVTIETAGGRTLRFRNIENPGEIRDRLEAERDRLTGSEILGGRDQWEAVLTEVREWRRVLEQSS is encoded by the coding sequence ATGACAGAGACCAGTCCGTCTGAGCCCGACGCGGAATCGGAAGCGAGCGCCGACAGCACGCCGCAACGCGACGATTCGTCCGCGTCCGTCCCGCCGTGGCTCCCGCTCGAGGAGGGCGACCGCGTCCGCTGGCAGGCGGGGCCGCGGATCCAGACCGTCCTCCCGTGGGCCGCCGTCGCCGTCGTCGGAACGGTGGTCCTCCTGGCCGCCGTCGCCGTCGCGGTGCTGCCGGTCCTCGCGCTCGCCGGCATTCCGGCCGTCGTCGCACCGGCGCTGTGGCAGTACGCTCGCGTCTCGCGAACGGCGTTCGTCGTCACCAACGGGATCGCTGCGACGCGACGCGGTGTCCTCGGGCGAACCGTCCGGATCGTCTCCCTCGAGCGGATCCAGAACACGACCGTCGAACAGGATCCGATCGGTCGATACGTCGGCTACGGCACCGTCACGATCGAGACCGCGGGCGGCCGGACGCTCCGCTTTCGGAATATCGAGAATCCGGGTGAGATTCGCGACCGACTCGAGGCCGAGCGCGACCGACTGACCGGCAGCGAGATTCTGGGCGGACGCGACCAGTGGGAAGCCGTCCTCACCGAGGTCCGGGAATGGCGGCGGGTTCTCGAGCAGAGTTCGTAA
- a CDS encoding PH domain-containing protein has product MATDSAAGAAEGDLEWLSLDDDETVIWAGGPDRRTLIPAFVIGLPLSIVLIGLLIIASEYLRVTNTHYVVTNRALYAKTGVLSRDVKRIEHGKVQDISYSQSALGAHFGYGTVEVSTAGGSGVEMAFKSVPDPRGVQQRISDRLKRERGESGDDRTKDDVLEEILTELRAIRTAVDGGDGNSDGDSSGQSTTETGSTVRGSDDHHYEYDRDQSV; this is encoded by the coding sequence ATGGCCACCGACTCCGCAGCGGGAGCCGCCGAGGGGGACCTCGAGTGGCTCTCGCTGGACGACGACGAGACAGTAATCTGGGCCGGCGGCCCGGATCGACGCACACTCATCCCGGCGTTCGTAATCGGACTCCCGCTCTCGATCGTCCTGATCGGACTCCTCATCATCGCCAGCGAGTACCTCCGCGTGACGAACACCCACTACGTCGTGACGAACCGCGCGCTGTACGCGAAGACGGGCGTGCTCTCGCGGGACGTCAAGCGGATCGAGCACGGGAAGGTTCAGGACATCTCCTACAGCCAGAGCGCGCTGGGGGCCCACTTCGGCTACGGCACCGTCGAGGTCAGTACCGCCGGCGGCTCCGGCGTCGAGATGGCGTTCAAATCGGTTCCCGATCCGCGGGGCGTCCAACAGCGCATCAGCGACCGACTCAAACGCGAGCGCGGCGAGTCCGGTGACGACCGGACGAAAGACGACGTCCTCGAGGAGATCCTCACTGAACTGCGGGCGATTCGGACGGCCGTCGACGGCGGTGACGGTAACAGTGACGGCGATAGTAGCGGTCAGTCCACCACCGAGACCGGGTCGACCGTTCGGGGGAGCGACGACCACCACTACGAGTATGACAGAGACCAGTCCGTCTGA
- a CDS encoding MaoC family dehydratase, translating into MTGLYYEEFDVGETIEHERRRTISESDNQRFCDMTMNQQPLHLDAEFAADTEFGERLVNGLYTMSLAVGISIPETTDGTIVANLSYDDVEHPNPVFHGDTIRAQSTVTDKRETSDGERGIVTMHVEAFRVNDRSESDANEASSDESDNPDEPLVCEFDRTVLSLKREHAAADGDGA; encoded by the coding sequence ATGACGGGACTGTACTACGAGGAGTTCGACGTCGGCGAGACAATCGAACACGAGCGTCGGCGGACGATCTCCGAGAGCGACAACCAGCGCTTCTGTGATATGACGATGAATCAGCAGCCGCTGCACCTCGACGCAGAGTTCGCGGCCGACACTGAGTTCGGCGAGCGCCTGGTCAACGGCCTCTACACGATGTCGCTCGCGGTCGGAATCTCGATTCCGGAGACGACCGACGGGACGATCGTCGCGAACCTCTCCTACGACGACGTCGAGCACCCGAATCCGGTCTTCCACGGCGACACGATCCGAGCGCAGTCGACGGTCACTGACAAACGCGAGACCAGCGACGGCGAGCGCGGGATCGTCACCATGCACGTCGAGGCGTTCAGAGTCAACGACCGTTCCGAGAGCGACGCGAACGAGGCTTCGTCGGACGAGTCCGACAACCCGGACGAACCGCTCGTCTGCGAGTTCGACCGGACCGTCCTCTCGCTGAAACGCGAACACGCTGCCGCCGACGGAGACGGGGCGTGA
- a CDS encoding NAD-dependent succinate-semialdehyde dehydrogenase gives MSIESTNPATGDVVDSFEETSDEERDEHIARATETFAEWSETPIETRQRLLAKAADVLRENEDDYAHLMTEEMGKPIGQAYDEVEKCAWVCDYYAETAAEHLQDEVVASDESARTVVAYQPLGPVLAIMPWNFPFWQVFRFAAPNLAAGNVGLLKHASNVPGCARAIEDVFEQAGFPEGAFTSLLISSSEIDEVIEDERISAVTITGSDGAGRSVAETAGSQLKKNVLELGGSDPFVVLEDAPMDETVETAVQARLINNGQSCIAAKRFIVVDDVYDEFVDRFVDEMEAQTVGDPMDEGTDIGPQAREDLMEELHEQVEETVDQGGEIELGGEPMDRDGAFYPPTVITDVPENAPADQEELFGPVATVFRVPDEEAAIEKANDTRFGLGASVWTEDLERGERVARQFESGLAFVNELVKSDPRLPFGGVKDSGYGRELSKHGIREFVNTKTIWVQQDAGDETEMVE, from the coding sequence GTGTCTATCGAGAGTACGAATCCGGCGACGGGAGACGTGGTCGACAGCTTCGAAGAGACGTCTGACGAGGAGCGAGACGAACACATAGCGCGAGCGACCGAGACCTTCGCGGAGTGGAGCGAGACGCCGATCGAGACGCGGCAGCGACTCCTGGCGAAGGCGGCCGACGTTTTGCGGGAAAACGAGGACGACTACGCCCACCTGATGACCGAGGAGATGGGGAAGCCGATCGGGCAGGCCTACGACGAGGTCGAGAAATGCGCGTGGGTCTGTGACTACTACGCCGAGACCGCCGCCGAACACCTCCAGGACGAGGTCGTCGCGAGCGACGAGAGCGCCCGTACCGTCGTCGCCTACCAGCCGCTCGGCCCGGTGCTGGCGATCATGCCCTGGAACTTCCCGTTCTGGCAGGTGTTTCGCTTCGCGGCCCCCAACCTCGCCGCGGGCAACGTCGGCCTGCTGAAACACGCTTCGAACGTGCCCGGCTGTGCGCGGGCCATCGAAGACGTCTTCGAGCAGGCGGGGTTCCCCGAGGGCGCGTTCACCTCCCTCCTGATCAGTTCCAGCGAGATCGACGAGGTGATCGAAGACGAGCGCATCTCCGCGGTCACTATCACCGGCAGCGACGGCGCGGGCCGATCCGTCGCCGAGACTGCGGGCAGCCAACTCAAGAAGAACGTCCTCGAGTTAGGCGGGAGCGACCCGTTCGTCGTGCTCGAGGACGCGCCGATGGACGAGACGGTCGAGACGGCAGTCCAGGCGCGGCTCATCAACAACGGCCAGTCCTGTATCGCGGCCAAGCGATTCATCGTGGTCGACGACGTCTACGACGAGTTCGTCGACCGGTTCGTCGACGAAATGGAGGCCCAGACCGTCGGCGATCCGATGGACGAGGGCACCGACATCGGCCCGCAGGCCCGCGAGGACCTCATGGAGGAGCTCCACGAGCAGGTCGAAGAAACGGTCGATCAGGGCGGCGAGATTGAACTCGGCGGCGAGCCGATGGACCGCGACGGCGCGTTCTATCCGCCGACGGTGATCACGGACGTTCCCGAAAACGCGCCCGCCGATCAGGAGGAACTCTTCGGTCCCGTCGCGACGGTCTTCCGGGTACCCGACGAGGAAGCCGCGATCGAGAAGGCCAACGACACCCGCTTCGGGCTCGGCGCGAGCGTCTGGACCGAGGACTTAGAGCGCGGCGAGCGGGTCGCCCGCCAGTTCGAGTCCGGGCTGGCGTTCGTCAACGAACTCGTCAAGTCCGATCCCCGACTCCCCTTCGGCGGTGTGAAGGACTCGGGCTACGGACGGGAACTCTCGAAGCACGGCATCCGCGAGTTCGTCAACACGAAGACGATCTGGGTCCAGCAGGACGCCGGCGACGAGACCGAGATGGTCGAGTGA
- a CDS encoding phage terminase large subunit family protein, with protein MSAHTHHDDSHPPPAQRKAVLICPECGHESPITGDWETVTAGDERLLVCTDCGSVVDRRSRRRSELVEAA; from the coding sequence ATGTCAGCGCATACGCATCACGACGATTCGCACCCGCCGCCAGCGCAGCGAAAAGCCGTCCTCATCTGTCCGGAGTGTGGCCACGAGAGTCCGATCACCGGCGACTGGGAGACCGTGACGGCCGGCGACGAGCGATTGCTCGTCTGTACCGACTGTGGATCGGTCGTCGACCGACGATCCCGGCGTCGCTCTGAACTCGTCGAAGCAGCATGA
- a CDS encoding Cdc6/Cdc18 family protein: MAEQTGGDPLFESHDPIFNRKELLHVGHVPDEDRIVGRDDEIQSVAAEVGAITRGDPPNNVMIYGKTGTGKSLISRHVATRAQDAARGNDIDCGVLYVDCSEANTETRTTRQLALNLKEQTDYQQNIPLRGVGTMEYYQHIWGILEACFDAVVVILDEIDKLDNSNILMQLSRAREAQKTDAYIGVIGISNKVQYRETLDERIDSSFGHRELFFHPYDASQLREIMRNREDAFQPDVLEDGTIELCAALAAKKHGDARKAIEILKEAGELARRTGSETVSEDHIQQAQEVAEINRIEELTSGATVHAKLALYALASCIITGDRETYKTREVYERYVGICELVATDPITENGLYRQLKEQAFLGVIESEKTGGGRSQGSYLLHRLVTDPKHIVKAVRRDASLEDLPTDDRLRETGPSTGNRDVDLTSFS; encoded by the coding sequence CACGTCCCCGACGAGGACCGCATCGTCGGACGCGACGACGAGATCCAGTCCGTCGCCGCCGAAGTCGGTGCGATCACGCGAGGCGATCCGCCGAACAACGTAATGATCTACGGCAAGACCGGAACCGGGAAGAGTCTGATCTCTCGACACGTCGCGACGCGGGCTCAGGACGCCGCGCGAGGCAACGACATTGACTGTGGCGTTCTCTACGTCGACTGTTCCGAAGCGAACACGGAAACCCGGACGACGCGTCAGTTAGCGCTCAATCTGAAAGAGCAGACCGACTACCAGCAGAATATTCCGCTCCGGGGGGTCGGGACCATGGAGTACTACCAGCACATCTGGGGCATTCTCGAGGCCTGTTTCGATGCGGTCGTCGTCATCTTGGACGAGATCGATAAACTGGACAACAGCAATATCTTGATGCAGCTCTCTCGCGCTCGCGAGGCACAGAAAACGGACGCGTACATCGGCGTCATCGGGATCAGTAACAAGGTCCAGTATCGGGAGACGCTCGACGAACGCATCGACAGCAGTTTCGGCCATCGAGAGCTGTTCTTCCACCCCTACGACGCCTCGCAACTTCGCGAGATCATGCGCAACCGCGAGGACGCCTTTCAGCCCGACGTCCTCGAGGACGGGACGATCGAGCTCTGTGCCGCCCTCGCGGCCAAGAAACACGGCGACGCGCGGAAGGCGATCGAGATCCTCAAGGAGGCCGGCGAACTCGCTCGACGAACCGGCAGCGAGACGGTCTCGGAGGACCACATCCAGCAGGCCCAGGAGGTCGCCGAAATCAACCGCATCGAGGAACTCACCAGCGGTGCGACCGTCCACGCGAAGCTCGCCCTGTACGCGCTCGCGAGTTGCATCATCACCGGCGATCGAGAGACGTACAAGACTCGAGAGGTGTACGAGCGCTACGTCGGCATCTGCGAACTGGTCGCCACCGATCCGATCACCGAAAACGGGCTGTATCGGCAGCTAAAGGAACAGGCGTTCTTGGGCGTCATCGAGTCCGAAAAGACCGGTGGCGGTCGGTCACAGGGGAGTTACCTCTTGCATCGCCTCGTCACCGATCCGAAACACATCGTCAAGGCGGTCCGTCGGGACGCCTCGCTCGAGGACCTCCCGACGGACGATCGGCTCCGCGAGACCGGTCCGTCGACGGGGAACCGTGACGTCGATCTCACCTCGTTTTCGTGA